The Prunus persica cultivar Lovell chromosome G8, Prunus_persica_NCBIv2, whole genome shotgun sequence genome includes a region encoding these proteins:
- the LOC18767003 gene encoding B3 domain-containing protein At2g16210 yields the protein MVRKISKNEEKKHSFFKLLAGFNTDSVRIPQKFLKHMLKDLSERAILKLKDSSDSSWTVTVNKRREGAVYFKNGWEEFIKDNSLGTDNEMLQIFYEGKMHFSIRIFAKNGIERTEELSSSEEEEEDSEDNTSEDLEADFTKIGSLHNSTFAKNTTKRPRGRPRKYPVSSSKPCPSKSCKVESGEELSSSESIELNEIKEEEEDSEDSTSDDLDGVEPEAFKSNFPYYKGIVRQTKCQFIPTAFSREHFPQGKSFKAMLKNAEGEKWTVNCIPNSPQSHNFSAGWYKFVSANQIRIGDTCIFELLSRYQMMVHILRKR from the exons atggtgAGAAAAATATCCaagaatgaagagaagaagcaTTCATTTTTCAAGCTTCTCGCTGGTTTCAACACTGACTCTGTG CGTATCCCACAAAAGTTCTTGAAACATATGTTGAAGGACTTGTCGGAGAGAGCGATATTGAAACTGAAGGATTCGTCAGATTCTTCATGGACTGTTACAGTGaataagagaagagaaggtgcTGTGTATTTCAAGAATGGCTGGGAGGAGTTTATAAAGGATAACTCCTTGGGCACTGACAATGAGATGCTACAAATTTTCTATGAGGGAAAGATGCATTTCAGCATAAGGATTTTTGCCAAGAATGGGATCGAGAGAACTGAAGAACTTTCAAGTTccgaggaagaggaggaagattCTGAAGACAACACATCTGAGGATTTGGAAGCTGATTTTACCAAGATTGGATCACTTCACAACTCCACCTTTGCTAAAAATACTACTAAAAGGCCTCGTGGTAGACCAAGAAAATACCCTGTGAGTTCTTCGAAGCCTTGTCCATCGAAGTCTTGCAAAGTTGAATCGG GTGAAGAACTTTCAAGTTCTGAATCCATTGAGCTCAATGAGATcaaagaagaggaggaagattCTGAAGACAGCACATCTGACGATTTGGACGGTGTTGAGCCTGAAGCTTTCAAATCTAACTTCCCTTATTATAAAGGCATCGTCAGACAAACTAAATGTCAG TTCATCCCCACAGCCTTCTCTAGGGAGCATTTTCCTCAAGGCAAAAGTTTTAAGGCTATGCTGAAAAATGCAGAGGGGGAAAAATGGACCGTGAATTGTATCCCTAATTCCCCTCAGTCACACAACTTTTCTGCAGGGTGGTATAAATTTGTATCTGCTAACCAAATCCGTATCGGGGATACTTGCATATTTGAGCTTTTGAGCCGGTACCAGATGATGGTTCACATTTTGAGGAAGAGATAA
- the LOC18766946 gene encoding uncharacterized protein LOC18766946: METTTMVNIKMIMAMLLMVMMVFVGDAADTNSVYDPCSDAKIRRLDGFTFGLAFSKKDSFAFNQTQLSPCDSRLNLAGNNAQLAVFRPKVDEMSLLTINSSTFSPINAGGYMVAFAGRKYAARSLPTLIADESNTITSFTLVLEFQRGTLQNLYWKKFGCKACSGDYSVCLNNEDCAVPNSKCKSSGGSFDCNLSIQLAFSGTDKHLQVLNSWYEVRNLRSYSLYGLFSKLLQ, translated from the exons ATGGAAACAACAACAATGGTGAATATCAAGATGATCATGGCCATGCtgttgatggtgatgatggtgTTTGTTGGAGATGCAGCTGATACAAATAGTGTATATGATCCTTGCTCAGATGCAAAAATCCGGAGATTGGATGGTTTTACTTTTggtcttgcattttcaaagaAAGACTCATTCGCATTCAACCAGACTCAGCTTTCACCCTGTGATAGTCGTCTAAACCTCGCAGGAAATAATGCACAACTTGCTGTGTTTAGGCCAAAGGTTGATGAGATGTCTCTCCTAACTATCAACAGCAGCACCTTCAGCCCG ATTAACGCTGGTGGCTATATGGTAGCGTTCGCCGGACGCAAGTATGCAGCGAGATCACTCCCAACATTGATTGCTGATGAGTCAAACACCATAACTAGTTTCACCTTG GTACTTGAATTCCAAAGGGGCACTCTTCAAAACTTGTATTGGAAGAAATTTGGGTGCAAGGCATGCTCCGGGGACTATTCTGTTTGCCTCAACAACGAAGATTGTGCTGTGCCAAACTCAAAGTGCAAAAGCAGTGGGGGATCTTTTGACTGCAATTTAAGCATACAGTTGGCATTCTCAGGAACAGACAAGCATCTTCAAGTGCTTAACTCCTGGTATGAGGTGAGAAATCTTCGAAGCTACTCGCTGTATGGCCTATTCTCCAAGCTTCTGCAGTGA